The genomic DNA GATTATATTAGATATACTCGTAGTCGATACGTCATATATCCTGCGTCTCCTTCTCCCATCCAGACTATACTGTCGGTCCCGGAATCTCACCGGCTCAGCCGCAAGCTTCTTATGTAGCGCAAGCGGGTCACGGACTTGTACTAGCTTCAAACTCATTCTATCGAGTCTTCAAGCAGTCATCACCGTCGGTAGGGAATTTCACCCTGCCCCGAAGTTAACGTTGGAAATATTTTATTGTCTTAAATGTGTTGATTAATGGCTTCGTAAAGATGTTACCACCAAAAAAAATAAAAAGCAAGGCGCTAATCTGCATGGACACCTTGCACAACCCTATTGTTCATTTGAACTTGCAATCATATTTGCTCTGAAAAATGATCCTTCAAGCAGCGATTGCTGTTTACAGTAAATACGTATTTCCACTCATTTCCTTCTGGTTCAAGCCACTCAAATTGATAGGAAATTTCATGCCCCGCTTTCTTGATACTGAAGCACCGGATGACTGTTTCCCGGTCATAAGAGTGATCTATTAATAGTTTCCCCACTTCAATAAGCGGCGTCTCAACCTCCTGATCAACGCATTTTTCCGCATCCTCTTTTCTCAAGTAGACGCTACCGCAATGGATACAGCTATACATAAGAGTCCTCCTCCCACTTCAATCAATTTTTACTTTTTTTATTTTTAACCGGTTACGTTTGCGCAAAATACTGTCAAACTAAACGGTTGCATTAATTCGTTAGTAGTAGGTACTAGGTAGCAATCTATTTGATGAACAGAATATCTCTAGCAATACTCAATTTCAAGCTATTATTTTCAATAGGTATGCAAAATTAGCACCTGAAACATAAGAAAAAATACTAGTGAATTAATTTTTAGTAAATTTAAGGTATAATAAGAACATTTGTTTGATTATTCATAAATTTCATGCTATTATTACCTAATTGGTAACAAGAGATTACTTAACATTAAAACATGATGGAGCTGAGAACACAATATGAAATAACAGAGAATCTTGTTTATATCTAATAAAATTAATAATATTCCTGCTTCCCGGCGTACTTTTCTAGCTAAGAAGGAATCTTAAAATTTGTCGTGAGCTAACTATGTGATAATACCATTTTGGTAACATAAAAAAGGAACAGTGAGGTGAGTAGATGAAACGAGGACATTCACGGTTTAGCTGGCAGGACCTTTATTACGACGAAAGATTCGAACATAACCGCAGATGAGAAAAAGCTATTATGACCGGGAGTACTTGCAGAGAAATAAACCAAGCGGCCACTTTGCATAAAAGCGTTTGTCGGCGGGAAAATTACATACAACATGCTGACAAGGAGGTAATTATTGTGGCCAAGCCGGACGATCGTTCCGATAATGTGGAGAAATTACAGGATGCCATCCAGGATACCATTGAAAATTTCCGTGAAGGACAGGATTATTTAAGCGAGCATGCCGACGAAATCAGCGGCGAAGAGAAGGCCCAAATCGAGGCTAAAAATGAACGCCGTTTGCACAGTATCGAAGGCTTCCGCGAAGAGGTTAAAGACGAAGCCGCCGACGCTCGAAAGTAATCCAAACCTGCCTGTTAACTCTTAACTTCAGAGAGAACCAGGATCATCCTATCCTGTGTTCTCTCTTTCCTATTGGCTATTTCAACTATGTTCATCCTCAATAAAAAAATGACAGCGATCTCCCGATCGATGCCATTCTTCTTCAAGCTTCGCTTTAATTAAGCTTCGTCCCAAACGGTAACTTCCTTCATTTTGTCGCCAGGACGGATTTCGTCCACAAACTCCATGCCGGAGGTCACTTTTCCGAACACCGTGTGTACCCCGTTTAAATGCGGCTGTGGCTCATAAACGATAAAGAACTGGCTTCCGCCCGTATCTTTGCCCGCATGCGCCATAGACAGCACGCCACGCTCGTGCTTCGTCGTATTCGTAGCCGTCTCGCATTTGATGGTGTAGCCAGGTCCGCCTGTGCCGTTTCCAGTTGGGCAGCCGCCTTGGGCCACGAAACCAGGGATAACACGGTGGAACGTTAGTCCGTTATAGAAGCCGGAGTTAGCCAGCTTCTCGAAGTTTGCTACAGTGCCCGGCGCTTCTTCCGGCAAAAATTGAATTTCTACCTCTCCGCCTTTTTCCAGTACGATCTTGCCTTTTTTCATATCGGATCACTTCCTTCTTTATTCTCAGTAAGACAAACCTCTTACAGTTTACTATGAAATCGGGTTATGAGCAAAAAAATCCGCCGCCAATTTTGGCGGCGGAACGATTAAGCCTTATTTAAACGAAGGCTGCTTGGAAATACGCTCGGGAATGACATCGCACGAGATGATATCCTCCAGCGTCTCGCGCTTAACGACAACGTCGCTAACCCCATCCTGGACGAAGATGACCGCCGGACGCCGAATACGGTTATAATTGCTGGCCATGGCGTAGTTATACGCTCCTGTGCAGGATACAGCAAGCAGATCTCCCTGGTTAGCCTTAGGCAGCTCCAGATCCCAAATGAGCATATCCCCGCTCTCACAGCATTTGCCGGCAATCGACACCGTCTCTTCGTTGTCATCATTGCCCCGGTTCGCCAGCATGGCCTCGTATTTGGAGTCGTACAACGCTGGACGCGGGTTATCCGTCATCCCGCCGTCAACAGCAACATATTTGCGCACGCCGGGAATGTCCTTCGTCGAGCCGATCGTATACAACGTTGTACCGGCATCGCCGATAATGCTGCGGCCCGGCTCTACCCAAATTTCTGGAATTTGCGCATAGACTAATGCGAAGTGCTTCTTCACCGCATCTGTAATCGCTTTGACATACTGAGATACATGCAGCGGCTGATCCTCCTCGGTGTAACGGATTCCAAAGCCTCCACCCAGATTGATGACCTTGAACACGACGCCAAGCGTCTCCTTGACGTCCGCCGCAAATTGAGCAACGCGCTCTACGGCAAGCTCGAAGCCCTCCACTTCAAAAATTTGCGAACCGATATGAGAATGCAGGCCAAGCAAACGCAGATTCAGGCTGCCGGAGGCAAGCTCTACCGCCTCTTTCGCCGAGCCGTTCCCAATATCGAAGCCAAATTTCGAGTCGGTCTGGCCTGTTGAAATGAATTCATGCGTATGTGCTTCCACACCAGGAGTCACGCGCAGGAGCACGTTCACAGCGACGCCCTTCTCAGCAGCGATTGCTTGCAGCATATGCAGCTCCGTGAAATTGTCCACAACGAAGCAGCCAATGCCCGCGCTAATGGCCAATTCCAGCTCATCCAACGTTTTGTTGTTGCCATGGAAGTGAATCCGCTCCGCCGGGAACCCGGCTTGCAGTGCCGTATACAGCTCCCCTTCCGAAACGACGTCCAAGGACAGGCCCTCTTCCTCCACAACTCTGCACATCGCCATCACGCAGAAAGCCTTGCTCGCATAAGCTACCTGGAAAGACAGGCCGGATTGCTTGAAAGCATCCATATATTCGCGGCATCTTTGCCGTACAAGTGCTTCATCAACGATATATAGCGGAGTACCATACTGCTGCTTCAGTTCGACGGTATCACAGCCGCCGATTTCGAGATGCCCTTTGGCATTAATTTTACTAGTACCGTGTAAATACATTTAGCACTCTCCACTTTCAACTTTTACACCAGTATAGCAAACATTAGGTGAACTGAAAAATGGATTTTTGTGAATATCATTTGTATTTTTTTACGGACAACCTGATCTGCTACTCATTACGCGGCATGCGAGTGCGGTCCCTTGTCTTGTTGAAGGATGGCCTTTGCTTGGAGGTCATGACCGGCAAGCGGAACAAAATGGCGGCCATTGCCTTTGCATTAAACGGAATAAACGGCCACAGATAGGAGGAATTATAGGACCGGCGCAGCGTCAGCCAAACGATATAAGCCGTCACGCCAACGACAAACCCTGGACCGCCGAAAATCGCAACAGCGATAAGCAAACCCAGCCGAATCACCCGGTTGGCAAGCCCCAGCTCATAGCTCGGCGTGGCAAACATTCCAATGGCTGCAACAGCCATATACAGCACGACCTCGTTGACGAACAAACCTGTTTTCACAGCAATATCTCCAATGAGTATTGCCGCGATCAGACCCATCGCCGAAGCAAGCGGAGTCGGCGTATGTACCGCAGCCATCCGAAGCAGATCTACGCCGAATTCAATCAGAAGAAACTGGGCGATCAGCGGGATTTTAGCCTGGGTCTGTGGGCCAATAAACGATAGCGCAGCTGGCTTAAGCTCGGGATGAATCACCATGAGGAGCCAAAGTGGGAGTAAAAACAACGAAGCGAATATACCGGCAAACCGCACCCAGCGTAAATAGGAGCCCATAAATGCCGTCTGCCTGTTCTCCTCCGCATGCTGGCACAAATCAAAAAACGTCGTCGGAAAAATAATGACACTCGGCGACGTATCGCTAAATATCGCAACCCTTCCCTCCAGAATGTGCGAAGCAACGACATCCGGACGCTCCGAGTAGCGCACTAGCGGATAGGGATTCCAGCCCTTGCGCACGATCGCTTCTTCCAATTGTTTTTCCGCTAGCGGAATGCCGTCGATATCAATGGATGTGATCTTCTCGCGTACGGAATCGACCTGCGTTTTATCAACGATATCATCGATATAAGCGATGCATACATCGGTTTGCGTTCTGCGCCCCACCTTATGCAATTCAAAGGTGAGGCCAGGATCGCGAAGCCGCCGGCGGACAAGCGTAATGTTCGTGAGCAGAGTTTCGGTAAATCCGTCCCTCGCCCCTCTCACAACGCGTTCGAGCGATGGCTCTTCCGGATTCCGTACCGGGTACGACCGGGTATCCATCACTAACGCTTCCTGCTCCCCATTAATGAACAAGGCGCTCATTCCGCTGAGCACCATCGTAATGACATCGCTCAGCTTATTGATTTTTTTTACCTGGATATGCGGGATATAAAGGTCAAAAAAAGCATGCAGCGCCCCGGAAGATACATTATCGGGCGACAAATATGTCAAGCGTTTCAGAATTTCCTGTAAAATATCCTCCTTCGCAAAGCCGCTGATGAAGAACAACCCTGTTCGCGTCTCCCCGAAGGTCATTTCGCGAAAATCAATATCAAAGCTCTTGCCGAGTCCGACGACCTCCTCCAGCGTTTTTTTCGTCGTATCTAGATCCTCGCTAATCCTGCCGCTCTTCTGCCAGTAAACGACCGATTCCTCGATCGTATCGGAACGCTCATTCTCCACCTTCTGATTCCGCAGCTCTTCGTTCTCGTCCCCCTGCCCCTTCTCCCTGTCAACAACGTCCTTCTCCTCGGCGGAGTGTTCCTCCGGATATGGAATAAAATCCGGCTGCTCCTGTGAATATTCGTTATGCTCCCGATCCGTCATATCCTTTACCTCCTTCCATTAGACTCGCATCAATTCAGCCTTGCTGTCCTAAGGTGTATAAACAAAAAATTCAAATAAAGAACCGGCTACTTTGCCGAATACCATCGCCAGCAGCAGCCCCAGCAAATAATGCTGCATCCGCAGCCTCTTGGCGAGAATCGGCAGGACGTTAAGCACCTCGGTCAAGGCTGCCGCGAGCAGACCGACGAAAATGCCATTCAACAAACCGACAAAGCCGCTAATCAGCCAAGGGCCATGTATATGCCACTGATAGAAATCGGCTACGGTTCCGATGAACGCTCCGCTGACCATGGCTCCTTCATACCAATGTACTTTGTCATACGTCCGGGTCACTTGGGCAAGTCTCGGAATGACGTCTAGCACGATAAAAAGAGCAATGACACCTCCTCCCACCGCAATGCCTCCGGCCAACCCAAGAAAGACAAGCACCGCCGCTGACCAGGGTGAAATCAAGGGTCCTTCTCCCCCCGTCCTGCCGCTTTATGCATCTTCTTGTATTCCTCGGTAATGACGAATTGATCGAGGTTTTCTTGATATAGATACATTTCCACTTCGAGGGGAGTAGGCTCTTCATTCCACTTTTTCTTGAACAAATGATTGAAGAACAACACCATCCCGAAGCCGATGCCAAGGGAATAGGCTCCCTGGAACAAGTGCGGATGTTCATCCCGCTCTCCCGTAATCATTTCCACGATCCGTACCTGTACCGCCTGCATGCTGACATCCGCATGGAAGTTCATAATCGTCAGCGCCGATCCGAAGAATAGAAGCAGCCAAACGGCAAGAAACAGAACCAGCAGCGGCCTTTTTTCCTTGCCGACCATCTCCACCAATACCTGAGGCTCGCCCATATACTCTATTTGTATATCCGGAATACGCTCTTGGAGGCGCGATATAATCTGCAGCATATCGATCAGAACAAGATTGCCGTCCTCCCCGCGCGGCTGCTTAAGGACAATGTCCAGGAGTCTCGGCTCAATGTTCGGGTCAGCTAGAACGCGCGCAACATCCCGAAGCCGCACATCCTGGCCGAGCGGAAGCTTGACATGCTTGCGCAGCTGCAAATATATCGTAGCTGTTCCCTGTTTCATCCTAACACCTCTTTCCAGGACGAATTGTTGTCCATAGTATGCCAAGCGGGAGGCTGATTTACTCGCAACCCAGCAAAACACCTGCACCCGCCTTGAATATAAAATACGGCTTTCGGTATTTAACCGAAAGCCGTTTAGTGCAACTGCTGTACTTGCCAACCTAACCCTGCTGTGTTATTGGGCAATTTGGTCGCGAATGTTCTGCAGGATTTTTTTCTCCAGCCTCGATACCTGCACTTGGGAA from Paenibacillus woosongensis includes the following:
- the tlp gene encoding small acid-soluble spore protein Tlp, producing MAKPDDRSDNVEKLQDAIQDTIENFREGQDYLSEHADEISGEEKAQIEAKNERRLHSIEGFREEVKDEAADARK
- a CDS encoding peptidylprolyl isomerase yields the protein MKKGKIVLEKGGEVEIQFLPEEAPGTVANFEKLANSGFYNGLTFHRVIPGFVAQGGCPTGNGTGGPGYTIKCETATNTTKHERGVLSMAHAGKDTGGSQFFIVYEPQPHLNGVHTVFGKVTSGMEFVDEIRPGDKMKEVTVWDEA
- the lysA gene encoding diaminopimelate decarboxylase codes for the protein MYLHGTSKINAKGHLEIGGCDTVELKQQYGTPLYIVDEALVRQRCREYMDAFKQSGLSFQVAYASKAFCVMAMCRVVEEEGLSLDVVSEGELYTALQAGFPAERIHFHGNNKTLDELELAISAGIGCFVVDNFTELHMLQAIAAEKGVAVNVLLRVTPGVEAHTHEFISTGQTDSKFGFDIGNGSAKEAVELASGSLNLRLLGLHSHIGSQIFEVEGFELAVERVAQFAADVKETLGVVFKVINLGGGFGIRYTEEDQPLHVSQYVKAITDAVKKHFALVYAQIPEIWVEPGRSIIGDAGTTLYTIGSTKDIPGVRKYVAVDGGMTDNPRPALYDSKYEAMLANRGNDDNEETVSIAGKCCESGDMLIWDLELPKANQGDLLAVSCTGAYNYAMASNYNRIRRPAVIFVQDGVSDVVVKRETLEDIISCDVIPERISKQPSFK
- a CDS encoding spore germination protein — its product is MTDREHNEYSQEQPDFIPYPEEHSAEEKDVVDREKGQGDENEELRNQKVENERSDTIEESVVYWQKSGRISEDLDTTKKTLEEVVGLGKSFDIDFREMTFGETRTGLFFISGFAKEDILQEILKRLTYLSPDNVSSGALHAFFDLYIPHIQVKKINKLSDVITMVLSGMSALFINGEQEALVMDTRSYPVRNPEEPSLERVVRGARDGFTETLLTNITLVRRRLRDPGLTFELHKVGRRTQTDVCIAYIDDIVDKTQVDSVREKITSIDIDGIPLAEKQLEEAIVRKGWNPYPLVRYSERPDVVASHILEGRVAIFSDTSPSVIIFPTTFFDLCQHAEENRQTAFMGSYLRWVRFAGIFASLFLLPLWLLMVIHPELKPAALSFIGPQTQAKIPLIAQFLLIEFGVDLLRMAAVHTPTPLASAMGLIAAILIGDIAVKTGLFVNEVVLYMAVAAIGMFATPSYELGLANRVIRLGLLIAVAIFGGPGFVVGVTAYIVWLTLRRSYNSSYLWPFIPFNAKAMAAILFRLPVMTSKQRPSFNKTRDRTRMPRNE
- a CDS encoding stage V sporulation protein AB → MISPWSAAVLVFLGLAGGIAVGGGVIALFIVLDVIPRLAQVTRTYDKVHWYEGAMVSGAFIGTVADFYQWHIHGPWLISGFVGLLNGIFVGLLAAALTEVLNVLPILAKRLRMQHYLLGLLLAMVFGKVAGSLFEFFVYTP
- a CDS encoding stage V sporulation protein AA; this translates as MKQGTATIYLQLRKHVKLPLGQDVRLRDVARVLADPNIEPRLLDIVLKQPRGEDGNLVLIDMLQIISRLQERIPDIQIEYMGEPQVLVEMVGKEKRPLLVLFLAVWLLLFFGSALTIMNFHADVSMQAVQVRIVEMITGERDEHPHLFQGAYSLGIGFGMVLFFNHLFKKKWNEEPTPLEVEMYLYQENLDQFVITEEYKKMHKAAGRGEKDP